In the bacterium genome, CGATGATGATCGATGGGAGCTCTACGACCTTTCCTCCGATCCCTCCGAGTGTTTCGACCTGGCTGACGATCAGCCCAAGGTATTGGAAGAGCTGATTGGCCTGTGGTGGGAGGAGGCCGAACGCCACGGAGTGCTCCCCCTGGACGACCGCACGATCGAGCTGTTCGCCGCGAGGCCGAACGACCGCTCGCCCCACCCCACCAGCCGGCGGTATGTGTACCGGCCGCCGATCTCGCCGATCCCGTCGTCGGCCTCCCCGTCCCCGGGGGGAAGAGCATGGGACTTGGCCGCGGAGATAACCAGGGCTGACGGAGACGACGGGGTTATCTGGGCCTCGGGGAGCGCCAGCGCAGGGATATCGGTGTTTGTGGAGAACAAACGGCTGGTGGTCGACTACAACGCCTTCATGGATCGCACCATCTTGGAGTCCGAACTGCCAGTGCCCCAGGGCCGCAGCACTTTGGCGGTGAGCCTCCGTCGTACCAGCCGTACTAGCGGGGTCATGAGTGTCGCCATCGATGGAAGTGTTTGCGGTCGAGCCGAGCTGCCGCTCATGATGAGGTCGATTTCCCTGCTGAGCGACAGCATCGGATTCGATCATGGTTCGCCGGTCTCGCAGCGCTATGAGGGTTCGTTCCCATTCACCGGAGAAATCCATGAGGTGGTCATCGAGCTCGGCAGGCAATCAGCCGACGATGTCGAAGCTGCGGCCCGCACCGAGATGGCCCGTCAATAAGAGCTGGCAATAGGAGAACCACGAAAGAGCCATGGCCGAGATCACCTGCACCAGAGACATAGCCGCCGAACCGGGGGCGGTGTGGGCCGTGCTGGCCGACTTCGGCGCCATAAGCGGGTGGACATCCAACGTCGAACACTCTTGTCTGATGAGTGAGCAGGCTGAGGGCGTCGGCACCGTGCGCCGGGTGCAGGTGGGCCGCTCCTCGCTGGTGGAGCGGGTCGTCGACTGGTCGCCGGGGGTAACGCTGGCCTACTCCATCGAAGGTCTCCCGCCGGTGATCCGATCGGTGGCCAACACCTGGTCGTTGCGGGAAACGACACGGGGGACCCGGGTTTCGCTGACCAGCCGGGTCAACGCCGGGCCTCGACCGCCTCAGCAGTTGATCGCCGGGATTGTGGCCCGGCGATTGGCCAAAGCTTCGGAGACCATGCTCGCCGGACTCGATCGGCACATGACCAAAACCGCAGGAGCGGGCCGATGACCGATCGCCCTGACGTGGTAGTGATCATGACCGACCAGGAGCGGGCGGTGCCGCCCTACGAGTCCGACGATCTGCGGGAATGGCGTCGTCAGACCCTCGTCGGCACCCGGTGGTTTGACGACCACGGGGTCTCGTTCATGCGCCACTACACCGGCTCGCTGGCCTGTGTGCCCAGCCGGCCCACCTTGTTCACCGGGCAGTACCCCGACGTACACGGTGTGACCCAGACCGATGGCTTGGGGAAAGTGTGGAACGACTCGCGGATGCGGTGGCTGCGCCCTGGTGAGGTGCCCACGCTGGGCCACTGGTTTCGGGCCGCGGGCTACGACACCCACTATCAGGGCAAGTGGCACATGAGCCACGCCGATCTGTTCAACCCGGCAACCGGCGACGCGCTGGCCACCAACGACAGCGACGGTGCCGTCGACCAGAAGGCGATCCAGACTTACCTCGATGCCGACCCTCTCGATGCGTTTGGGTTCTCGGGATGGATCGGCCCCGAGCCCCACGGTCCTTCCTTCGCCAATACCGGATTCGTGCGCGACCCGCTGATCGCCGACCGGGTGGTGGCCTGGCTCGAAGACCGGTATGCCCGGCGCCGTGCCGGCGACCCGGAGGCCGCTCGGCCGTTCTTGCTGGTGGCCAGCTTCGTGAACCCCCACGACATCGTGTTCGCACCTGGGTGGCTGCGACGGGGCAGCCCCCGCACCGCCGGGGTTGAGGATCCACCAGCGGTGCCGCCGTCGCCCACCGATGGCGAGGACCTCTCGACCAAGCCAGCCGCTCAAATCGCCTTTCGGGCCTCATATTTGTCGTGCTACGGGCCGCCGCCTCTCATCGACCGGGCCTACCGGACGCGGGCCCAGGCCTACCGCGATCTCTACTACCGCCTTCACGCCGAGGTCGACGGCCCGCTGGACCGGGTTCGCCGGGCCGTCACCGACCAAGGATCAGAGAACGCCGTGCTGGTGCGGACGGCCGACCACGGCGAGCTGCTGGGAGCCCACGGCGGGCTCCACCAGAAGTGGTTCAACCTGTACGACGAGGCCACCCGGATTCCGTTCACCATCGCCCGGGTCGGGCCTGAGGCGACCGGGGGCCGCCAGGTCGACGATGCCCCCACCTCCCATGTCGATTTCGTACCCACGCTGTTGGCTGCGGCCGGTATCGACCAGGAGTCAACCGCCGAGGCGCTTGGCAAGACCCACACCGAGGTTCATCCCCTGCCCGGTCGCGATCTCATGCCGGTTGTGGACGGCGCTTCGGCACCCGACGCTGATCGGCCGGTCTATCTGTTGACCCGCGACAACATGCCCGAGGGCGACTCGAACTTGAGCGCAACGGCTCGGCAAATGCTGCGGTTGGCGAACCCGCCGGCACCACTGCGCATTCAGGTGCCCGCCCACGTCGCCGCCAACTTCGAGGGTCTCGTGGCCCGGGTGCCGGATACCGACGCGGCCGGCGGTTCGGGCCATTTGTGGAAAATCGTGCGGAGCTTCGACGATCCGGCCACCTGGACCGAGCCCGGCGTCCGCCACTTGGCTGCCAACGGACCGGCCGGTCCGGTCCACCGCTTCGAGCCGCTCCCCGATCAGTGGGAGCTTTACGACCTCGATACCGATCCGATCGAAGCCCAGAACCTGGCCAGCGACCCGGCTTTCGAAGCCGTCTTCGCCCACCTCGCCGGCCAATTGGCTGCCGAACGAACCCGGTGTGTTCCCGACCGCAATCAGCCCTGGCCTTACGTCGATCGCATCCCCTCGGAGGGTCCAATGAAGAAAAATCCCCCACCTCCCGCCCGCCTGCTGCGCAAGGCACTTCAGCGGGTCGGCATGCATCCTGAAGACGGCCGGCGCTTTGAGGCAGACCTCAGCGGCCTTCGGGCCCTGGTGGTGGCCACCAACCACGGCATGCTCGACATCGGCAAGCCCACCGGAGTGTTCTCCAGCGAGATGACCGTGCCCTACTACGCCTTCTTGGACGCCGGCATGGAGGTACACGTGGCCAGCCCGTCCGGCGGCGAGATCCCCGTCGAACCCCAGTCGCTGAAGCCGGTGATCCGCACCGAGGCCGACGACCGGTTCATGGCCGATGACGACCTACGCCAGAAGGTCACCGAGTCGCTGGCCATCGGCGATCTCGACATGGCCGACTACGACATCGTGTACTTGGCTGGAGGATGGGGGGCGGCCTTCGACTTCGGCTTCTCGGAGGACCTCGGCACCCAAGTCACCGAGGCCAATCAGCTCGGCCGGGTGATCGGCGGCGTCTGCCACGGACCGCTCGGCCTACTGCGGGCCAAAGGTGCCAACGGTGAGCCGCTGGTGAAGGACCGGCGGGTGACCGGGGTGACCGACAAGCAGGTACACGAACTCGGCATCGAGAGCACTCCCTATCATCCCGAGACCGAACTGCGCCGAGCTGGGGCCATCTTTGAGAGCACCACCCGGTTCCGCGACACCTTTGCCAACCACTGGGTGGTCGACGGCAACCTGGTCACCGGCCAGAACCAGAACGCCGCTCCCATGGTGGCCCGGGAAATGATGCAACTCGTCACGAAGGCCCTTCACGAAGCCTGGCGTCAATCCCCTAATCGGAAATCAAGGTCCAGGCACGTCTGATTGGCCATAGTCGTTGAATCTATTGTCGCCCCAGCAGACGACGGTCTGATCGACCTTGACCCCGCAGGAATGCGCGACTCCTGAACTCACTGAGGTGTACTTCCCGGCCGGTACATCTCCATCATCGAAGCTGTCACCCCAACAGCTGATGGTTTGGTCGGTCCTGACCCCGCATGCATGACTTTCACCTGCTGATAGGGAGACGAACTTCCCAGCTGGCGCAGCAAGCTGGCCCCACGAGTGACTACCCCAGCAGATGATCGACTGATCGGCTTTCAGACCACACGTATAGGAGCTTCCAGCAGTTACATCGATGAACATACCAGCGGGCGGATCAGACTGCCCCATGTCGTTTTTGCCCCAGCAGGCAATTGTCTGGTCAACCCTTATCCCGCATGAATGCTCTGTGCCAGCGACTATGGCGACAAATTTCCCCTCTGGGGAATCAGATTGGCCCCAAGGATTGTTGTGCCAGCAGACAGCGGCCTGATCGGTGCTTATCCCGCACGAATGCCAGGAACTAGTTGACACGTCGGTGAACCGCCCCCTAGGGGCATTCGAGATGCCCGCGGTGTCTTCCCCCCAGCAGACAATTGTCTCGTCGACCCTTATGGCGCAAGTATCGTCATAGCCAGCCGACAGCACTGTGAATTTCCCATCAGGGGCAACGGCTTGGCCCCACTGGTTCCTTCCCCAACAAACGATTGACTTATCAGCTCGTAGCCCGCATGAGTGGTGAAAGCCCGCTGACACCGCGGTGTAAGCGACTGGGTTTGTCCTCGGAGGTCGGGAATCGGATCCAAGCTGGTCAGCACAGCCGTCGGGAACCAGTTGGGTGTCTACTTCAAATTGGCAGCGATAGATGTTTAATAGAGATTCTTGGTTGACGATCAGCTGGTCGCGAACTGAGATATCGTCGGCAGTGGGCGTACCCTCAAAGTCGCCTGGCAGGACTGGCCCTTGCTTTACCTTGCGGCCAGCACAACCGCCGGATACTGCCGAGGTGTCCACCCCGAATAGACAGCGGTAAGTGTTCAACAAAGACTCCTGTTCGGCTATCAGCTGGTCCCGCTCTCTTACCTCTTCTACAGTCTGCGCCGCAGCTACCCCTCCAGAAAACACCACAACTATCAGCCCTGCCAGCGCACCTACTATTGCTTTGAACTTCATGGCCAGGCAGGTTATCCAACCGCTGGGGCAAGGTGGGATGCGTACCATTCGGCCAGATCTTCTGGGGTCCGCGGGTCGCCGGGGAATCCACCAACCCCGTAGGCACCATCAGAGACAATGGCCGATGGAGATGGCCAGACTGGATAGGCGTTGAGGGCGTCTCCTCTGTACACCGACCAAACTCGCCCGTCTCCATTGACAGCAGACACAAATCCTCCTTCGCGGGCACCAAATGGGAGCCTGCGATTGGCCTCCCTTGGGAATGATCCCATGCCGCACCTCGCCCGGTGATGGATGCTCGGACGGCTTGGTACGGAGCCGCGACCGGCGACGACACTACTGGGACTCGGTGACAGATTCGCTCTTCAGCCGACTCGGCCAGCCTCCGCTCATGCCGCCGACTCGGTGAGCCAGCGACCGGTGTCGTCGAATAGCTCGTGCCAGGCAGCGAAGATTTGCCCTCCTACCCCTCCAATTGACCAAATTGACTCGCAAGCGGAGGCTGGAGTTCCCTAGCCGGTGTTTCTGAGTCCCGCGGCGATGCCGTCTGGTGGATGCCGGCCAAGGAGTGGTCATGCGCATGGCCGGAGGCGGGTCGATGTCCCCCCTTCCTGGCCGCGGTTCTGATCACACATCTGCATAGCGACCACATCTGCGATCTCAACGACGTGATCACCACCCACTTGGCCATGACCGGAGGGAACGGCGCGCTCGCCGTATTCGGACCGGTGGGCACAGCGCAGCTTTTGGAGCGCCAAATTCATACCCTGGAGGCTGATATCAGCTAATCGTCAGCTGGCGAGTCGATACAAGATGAGCTGGGTGGGAACCAGCCGCTGTTCGACCGGGTCGACCGCGAGGGCTAGGCCCTCAAGGGTGTAGGCCCCCAGCAGTACCGGGCCTTCGTCCTCGCCGAATACCACCAGGGTCACTTCTCTTTCCCCCTCCACCGTCACCCATGCTCGCCCGTATTCCATGACTGCCCGTCGGCCGTCGGCCAACAGAAATCGGCGTTGGCCAATGGGCGCCACTCCCATATCGCGTAGCAACCGGCCGGGCAGGGTGGTGTAAGCGGCACCAGTGTCAACGATCGCCTCGATCTCCCTGGACTCCCCGCCGTCCATGCCAGCAACTCGAATGGGCAGTGCAAAGGTTCCCACGCCGGAACCCTACCCGTCGCTTATTAGACTGTCAATCAATGAAATTATATTAAAATTACGGTAACAACCACATGATCAAATCTCGATGGCCAGTTCCGAGCGAAGGTCGGTGGATGAGGCGGCCACCACCAGTTGGCATTGGCCGGGGTCGACGGCCCAGCAGTGCGTTTCGGAGTCCCAGCGGGCGAAGGAGTGCTCATTGAACTCGATCACCGGCCGGGTTCAATCGGTCGTGGCAAGACCTCGTTCATGAACGGGGTGGGCGGCTTGACTCCCGCCAACGGCCGAGTGGAGATCTACGGGACCGAAGTGAGCCGGCTGGCCGCTCATCGCCGCCACCGGCATCGCCTGGGACGGGCCTTCCAGGCCGCCACCCTGTTCCCCGATCTCACCGTGCGAGAGACGGTGCAGGTGGCGCTGGAGCGGCGCCTGCCCACTCGGTTCTGGCCTGCGGCCCTGGCTCTGCCTCCCGGTGTTCGCCGCGAACGGCGACAGGTCAGGGCGGCTGACGACCTGATCGGCTTCTTCGGACTCGGCGACTACGCCGACAAGTTTGTCGCCGAGCTGTCCACCGGCACCCGGCGGATCGTAGAGCTGGCCTGTTTGGTGGCAGGCGGATCCCACCTGCTCTGTCTCGACGAGCCCACCGCCGGGGTGGCCCAACGGGAAGCCGAGGCCCTGGTGCCGCTGTTGCACGGGGTGCGCCGGGAACTCGACGCGTCGGTGCTGTTGATCGAGCACGACATGCCGCTGGTGATGTCGATCAGCGACCGGATCTATGGCCTGGACGCCGGAGAGGTGATCGCCCAGGGGACAATTGCAGTAGCCGCTGGGGTCGAAGAGATCTTCTCGGCTCGTAACGCCGGGATCCATGAGGACCACCTGTTCGTTGTCGGTCGGGGTTGCCGGCTCCTTGTTGGTCTTGTCGGGGGTGATGAACAGGTCGGGCCGTTGCTCGCCAGACACTTCGGCCTGGGCGATCTCGACAATCCGGTCGATCATGGCGTCGGTGACCGCCCGGTCGGCAAACCCCCGCTCAATGAAGAACCCGTTCTCCTCCCAGCTCGCCCGCTGCGCCTCGGTCAACCCCATCGAAAGAAATCTACCAACGGTCGATTATGCGCACGAGCAGAGATCGCTCCCCTACCAACTAGAACCCGGCGTGTACTGTCCGATCCATGTGGAGACCATTTGACGTGATGCTC is a window encoding:
- a CDS encoding SRPBCC family protein — protein: MAEITCTRDIAAEPGAVWAVLADFGAISGWTSNVEHSCLMSEQAEGVGTVRRVQVGRSSLVERVVDWSPGVTLAYSIEGLPPVIRSVANTWSLRETTRGTRVSLTSRVNAGPRPPQQLIAGIVARRLAKASETMLAGLDRHMTKTAGAGR
- a CDS encoding type 1 glutamine amidotransferase domain-containing protein; the encoded protein is MLDIGKPTGVFSSEMTVPYYAFLDAGMEVHVASPSGGEIPVEPQSLKPVIRTEADDRFMADDDLRQKVTESLAIGDLDMADYDIVYLAGGWGAAFDFGFSEDLGTQVTEANQLGRVIGGVCHGPLGLLRAKGANGEPLVKDRRVTGVTDKQVHELGIESTPYHPETELRRAGAIFESTTRFRDTFANHWVVDGNLVTGQNQNAAPMVAREMMQLVTKALHEAWRQSPNRKSRSRHV
- a CDS encoding MBL fold metallo-hydrolase, producing the protein MPAKEWSCAWPEAGRCPPFLAAVLITHLHSDHICDLNDVITTHLAMTGGNGALAVFGPVGTAQLLERQIHTLEADIS
- a CDS encoding aspartyl protease family protein — translated: MGTFALPIRVAGMDGGESREIEAIVDTGAAYTTLPGRLLRDMGVAPIGQRRFLLADGRRAVMEYGRAWVTVEGEREVTLVVFGEDEGPVLLGAYTLEGLALAVDPVEQRLVPTQLILYRLAS
- a CDS encoding ATP-binding cassette domain-containing protein, whose amino-acid sequence is MLIELDHRPGSIGRGKTSFMNGVGGLTPANGRVEIYGTEVSRLAAHRRHRHRLGRAFQAATLFPDLTVRETVQVALERRLPTRFWPAALALPPGVRRERRQVRAADDLIGFFGLGDYADKFVAELSTGTRRIVELACLVAGGSHLLCLDEPTAGVAQREAEALVPLLHGVRRELDASVLLIEHDMPLVMSISDRIYGLDAGEVIAQGTIAVAAGVEEIFSARNAGIHEDHLFVVGRGCRLLVGLVGGDEQVGPLLARHFGLGDLDNPVDHGVGDRPVGKPPLNEEPVLLPARPLRLGQPHRKKSTNGRLCARAEIAPLPTRTRRVLSDPCGDHLT